The following are from one region of the Siniperca chuatsi isolate FFG_IHB_CAS linkage group LG13, ASM2008510v1, whole genome shotgun sequence genome:
- the LOC122886952 gene encoding verrucotoxin subunit beta-like, with amino-acid sequence MDPQNSNTMMVAALGRPFTLGKLYDCRQDSLIPGMTLWDRDDLANHVVEKIQNYNDFDIVASESISEKSSALNIEVSLKASFLFGLVHVSGSAKYLHNSKTSKNQARVTLKYEATTKFQELSMDHLGRGNVKYPDVFDNRIATHVVTGILYGAQAFFVFDREVSDDESHQDFESDFHGILKKVSSIVMKSNSLQLDNNDIKKVEKFSCTFHGDISPKKMPVSFQDAVEVYQSLPILLGANGENAVPMKVWLLPLTSLDSSAAKLVREISAVFVEEAQAVLEDLKEVEMRCNDALKTTAHQFSQISKKIKTFKEMCSEFKLQFQQTLAKILPSIRGGGEEEAVLAEILKKRHSSPFNNTDLNEWMDCKEREICILKSLTKMMTNTKIVSSQTGLYKEILSAEHAVCFVFTSLGSAEPHLSALSAYLKQTTTPDDPQDAHTRDVEKEQWYASKEVADAMRNKAKLFRDFAEANKENKNIKFLMVDSTNETQKGSSIYLYKDGFSVSENFEPPSKPETVTVSDINHNSVTLKISPPRFGAESITSYSVEYRVSGEDGWHQKMASKAEEVTVSDLCPHTEYLFRCRAVTSVGVGPANEVTIKMPGPFHPHWGHFPPPPPSVLCDSSVSDGADVEDLSATGQQ; translated from the exons ATGGACCCACAAAACAGCAACACGATGATGGTGGCGGCACTTGGTCGGCCTTTCACCCTCGGGAAGCTATACGACTGCCGTCAAGACTCACTAATCCCTG GCATGACATTGTGGGACCGCGATGATCTGGCAAATCATGTAGTAGAAAAAATCCAGAACTACAATGACTTTGATATAGTTGCATCAGAATCAATTTCAGAAAAATCTTCAGCACTAAATATAGAAGTATCCCTGAAGGCAAGTTTCTTGTTTGGACTGGTACATGTTTCAGGATCAGCCAAATACCTACATAACAGTAAGACGTCCAAAAATCAGGCCAGAGTAACACTGAAGTACGAAGCAACCACAAAGTTCCAGGAACTGTCAATGGATCATCTTGGAAGAGGCAATGTGAAGTATCCGGATGTTTTCGATAACAGAATAGCAACACACGTAGTCACAGGTATCCTTTATGGGGCACAagccttcttcgtctttgaccgtGAGGTGTCTGATGATGAAAGTCATCAAGACTTTGAAAGCGACTTTCATGGAATTCTCAAGAAGGTGTCCAGCATTGTGATGAAAAGTAATTCCCTGCAATTGGACAACAACGACatcaaaaaagttgaaaaattcTCTTGCACATTCCATGGAGACATTTCCCCTAAAAAAATGCCTGTGTCTTTTCAGGACGCAGTAGAAGTCTACCAAAGCCTACCAATATTGCTGGGAGCCAACGGAGAAAACGCCGTACCAATGAAGGTCTGGCTGTTGCCACTGACAAGTTTAGATTCTTCTGCCGCTAAACTCGTACGCGAGATAAGTGCTGTGTTTGTAGAAGAAGCGCAGGCTGTCCTGGAAGACCTGAAGGAGGTGGAAATGAGGTGCAATGATGCACTGAAAACCACTGCACACCAGTTCTCACAGATTAGCAAAAAGATTAAaacttttaaagaaatgtgcTCTGAGTTCAAGCTGCAATTCCAACAAACATTGGCAAAGATACTTCCATCAAtccgaggaggaggagaagaggaggctgTGCTCGCAGAGATCCTGAAGAAGAGACATTCTTCTCCTTTCAACAACACAGACCTGAACGAGTGGATGGActgtaaagagagagaaatctgCATCTTAAAATCTTTAACCAAAATGATGACAAACACCAAGATCGTCTCATCTCAAACAGGCCTGTACAAGGAAATTCTCAGTGCAGAgcatgctgtgtgttttgttttcacctcACTGGGAAGTGCTGAACCGCACCTCTCAGCTTTATCAGCCTacttaaaacaaacaaccacacCAGACGACCCTCAAGACGCACATACTCGTGATGTAGAGAAGGAACAGTGGTACGCCTCAAAAGAAGTAGCAGATGCAATGAGGAATAAAGCCAAGCTCTTCAGGGATTTTGCAGAGGCCAACAAGGAGAACAAGAACATAAAGTTCCTGATGGTGGATTCAACAAATGAGACACAGAAAGGTTCGAGCATCTATCTCTATAAAGATGGCTTTTCTGTCAGTGAGAACTTTGAGCCGCCTTCGAAGCCTGAAACAGTGACAGTAAGTGACATAAACCACAACAGCGTGACACTGAAGATTTCTCCACCCAGATTTGGAGCAGAGAGCATCACCTCCTACTCTGTTGAGTACCGTGTCAGTGGAGAGGATGGATGGCATCAAAAGATGGCATCAAAAGCTGAAGAAGTCACAGTGAGCGATCTGTGTCCTCACACAGAGTATTTGTTCAGATGCAGAGCAGTGACCTCAGTAGGTGTTGGGCCAGCCAATGAAGTCACTATAAAGATGCCAGGGCCATTTCATCCACACTG GGGGCATtttccaccaccacctccttctGTCCTCTGCGACTCATCAGTTAGTGACGGAGCCGACGTAGAGGATCTTTCTGCAACCGGACAGCAGTGA